A single region of the Halorubrum depositum genome encodes:
- a CDS encoding BGTF surface domain-containing protein has protein sequence MTNDTNYRGKANAVFFAAVMVISMVAVGFAAAPAAAVGTGDDVTFDDQELANDDTVEVDVQNNSGTIDGSVVITYNDSSGTPIVAGVENVDDGGTVNVEVEDDGGFPGAHTAHLTSDDASAQTIGEAVDASNVENSSSATVYADDLVTGATQFQGQELTQNVTGEFGNDDLELREVDTSDSTNTIAGLEQALTIRESFGVETVSFETDDLEPGVYAVTNKTRGSSLGAETTFEVVTQSVSAEFDEDSVGNVDGEDEVDFEISSSQRNTYDAEVSADGLDGDELEDIFVNSGAFDSSDVDVDSDDDIVTLTDAEGDHTLNFTDIDAGEYEFEVAVTDTTAEDTANVTVEDVADGEINIEEGSLTEQQGDTVEFTVTADGAVNSGTVVIGNEDDFGYQTNITVDDFGDDEQITLAFNTYAAGLNQSDLDPVQVVDTDDDDDEITVEGETELDDILATGDYDVSSSATTGDFDETISGADDVATLFIEERSTDGFQTWTASTSSADEVLDADEDEQLETLTGAVEDDLITQTDTVANGDVIVHQISASGLEGPINALIDNSSNSIDSEEAALDALVNNAQDGEFNENSPIQLRIRETSSSAGPNADRETVPVNEGDIDVVVDEENDDYYVIQQPSGYSNLADDEDYEFNVDFAVRDERFYVDSFDDDFDQDDYDSAVSEDRVSTTLGIDERSAEFDQDPFNVTNTENETVTGTTNVAPGTEFTVRARSDSGTQPSFVKTDSEVTVAADGAFGAEFDFSDTSVGDEYTLSVQQLQLNDAVEADGTVVESTEEVATFEVSDLSPAEATASAGDSVTVSATIENTGNAEGTQSVALTLDGEELDSQEVTLEAGGSQTVEFTADTSGLDAGDYEHGISTDDDEATGTLTIESTGDDGGDGDDGGDGDDGGDGGDGGDGDDGGDSTDDSTPGFGALVALVALIAAALLATRRTE, from the coding sequence ATGACAAACGACACAAACTATCGCGGAAAGGCCAACGCGGTCTTCTTCGCGGCGGTCATGGTCATCTCCATGGTTGCCGTCGGCTTTGCGGCTGCTCCCGCAGCTGCGGTCGGTACCGGCGACGATGTCACATTCGATGACCAGGAGCTTGCTAATGATGACACAGTCGAAGTGGATGTACAGAACAATAGTGGAACGATTGACGGCTCTGTCGTCATCACCTACAATGACTCTTCCGGCACTCCGATCGTTGCCGGCGTTGAAAACGTAGATGATGGCGGCACCGTCAACGTTGAAGTTGAAGACGACGGAGGATTCCCCGGTGCCCACACGGCTCACCTTACCTCCGACGATGCTTCCGCACAGACTATTGGCGAAGCCGTTGACGCCAGTAACGTCGAAAACTCCAGCAGTGCAACTGTCTACGCGGATGACCTAGTTACCGGTGCGACCCAGTTCCAGGGCCAAGAGCTAACCCAGAACGTTACGGGCGAGTTCGGTAACGACGATCTCGAACTGCGTGAAGTTGACACGAGTGACAGCACGAACACCATTGCTGGCCTCGAGCAGGCACTCACGATTCGGGAGTCCTTCGGTGTGGAGACTGTCTCCTTTGAGACGGACGACCTCGAGCCTGGTGTCTACGCAGTTACCAACAAGACGCGTGGAAGCAGTCTCGGTGCTGAGACCACTTTCGAAGTCGTCACTCAGAGCGTTTCGGCTGAGTTCGACGAGGATTCTGTCGGCAACGTCGACGGTGAAGACGAAGTTGACTTCGAGATCAGTTCCAGCCAGCGGAACACCTACGACGCCGAAGTCAGCGCTGACGGCCTCGACGGCGACGAACTCGAGGACATCTTCGTCAACTCTGGCGCGTTCGACTCGTCCGACGTGGACGTGGACAGCGACGACGACATCGTCACCCTCACCGACGCTGAGGGTGACCACACGCTGAACTTCACCGACATCGACGCCGGTGAATACGAGTTCGAAGTCGCCGTCACGGACACGACCGCGGAAGACACAGCGAACGTCACCGTGGAAGACGTGGCCGACGGCGAGATCAACATTGAGGAAGGTAGCCTCACCGAGCAGCAGGGTGACACGGTCGAATTCACCGTGACTGCTGACGGCGCAGTGAACAGCGGTACGGTCGTCATCGGTAACGAGGACGACTTCGGCTACCAGACGAACATCACCGTCGATGACTTCGGCGACGACGAGCAGATCACGCTCGCGTTCAACACCTACGCGGCTGGGTTGAACCAGAGCGACCTTGACCCGGTTCAGGTTGTCGACACCGACGACGATGACGACGAGATCACCGTCGAAGGCGAGACCGAACTGGACGACATCCTCGCTACTGGGGACTACGACGTCTCCTCGTCCGCAACGACGGGCGACTTTGACGAGACGATCAGCGGGGCCGACGACGTTGCGACGCTCTTCATCGAGGAGCGGAGCACGGATGGCTTCCAGACGTGGACCGCGTCCACGTCCAGTGCTGACGAGGTCCTCGACGCTGACGAGGACGAGCAGCTCGAGACGCTGACCGGTGCCGTCGAAGATGACCTCATCACGCAGACTGATACGGTCGCAAACGGCGACGTCATCGTCCACCAGATCAGCGCCAGCGGCCTCGAAGGCCCGATCAACGCGCTCATCGATAACAGCAGTAACTCCATCGATAGCGAAGAGGCGGCCCTCGACGCGCTCGTGAACAATGCGCAGGACGGCGAGTTCAACGAGAACTCCCCCATCCAGCTCCGGATTCGCGAGACCTCCTCCAGCGCTGGTCCGAACGCGGACCGCGAGACCGTCCCCGTCAATGAGGGCGACATCGATGTCGTCGTCGACGAGGAGAACGATGACTACTACGTGATCCAGCAGCCCAGCGGTTACAGCAACCTGGCTGACGACGAGGATTACGAGTTCAACGTCGACTTCGCTGTCCGCGACGAGCGGTTCTACGTCGACAGCTTCGACGATGACTTCGATCAGGACGATTACGACAGCGCGGTCAGCGAAGACCGCGTCAGCACCACGCTCGGCATTGACGAGCGCTCGGCTGAGTTCGACCAGGATCCGTTCAACGTGACGAACACGGAGAACGAAACGGTCACGGGTACGACGAACGTCGCGCCCGGAACTGAGTTCACGGTCCGTGCCCGCTCCGATTCCGGCACGCAGCCCTCGTTCGTCAAGACTGACAGCGAGGTCACCGTGGCCGCTGACGGTGCGTTCGGAGCTGAGTTCGACTTCAGCGACACGTCCGTTGGCGACGAGTACACCCTCTCGGTCCAGCAGCTCCAGCTGAACGACGCCGTTGAGGCCGACGGTACGGTTGTCGAGTCCACTGAGGAAGTCGCGACCTTCGAGGTCTCGGACCTCAGCCCGGCCGAGGCGACCGCCTCGGCTGGCGATTCGGTGACCGTCTCCGCGACGATCGAGAACACCGGCAACGCAGAAGGCACCCAGTCTGTCGCGCTCACGCTTGACGGCGAGGAACTCGACAGCCAGGAAGTCACGCTCGAAGCCGGCGGTAGCCAGACCGTCGAGTTCACGGCCGACACGTCCGGCCTCGACGCTGGTGACTACGAGCACGGTATCTCCACCGACGACGACGAAGCGACCGGCACGCTCACCATCGAATCCACCGGCGACGACGGTGGCGACGGTGACGACGGTGGCGACGGCGACGACGGCGGCGACGGCGGCGACGGCGGCGACGGAGACGATGGTGGCGACTCCACCGACGACTCCACGCCCGGCTTCGGCGCTCTCGTGGCCCTCGTGGCCCTCATCGCGGCTGCGCTCCTCGCTACGCGGCGTACCGAGTAA
- a CDS encoding CBS domain-containing protein, which produces MQARDLMETEVKTVAPDDDVADAFKKFARYEFSGFPVVDDEDRVVGVVTESDLVDLFEPDDETLWIPIGLPPFVDTLTYQVKAPWADLDLGVDMVRNADRPISDVMSTDVATVTPDASIDEVLDLLVGDDPDINRVPVVDDDGRIVGIIARQDVIRAFHDKRLA; this is translated from the coding sequence ATGCAAGCGCGTGACCTGATGGAGACCGAGGTGAAGACGGTCGCCCCCGACGACGACGTCGCCGACGCGTTCAAGAAGTTCGCCCGCTACGAGTTCAGCGGCTTCCCCGTCGTCGACGACGAGGACCGCGTGGTCGGCGTCGTCACCGAGTCGGACCTCGTCGACCTCTTCGAGCCCGACGACGAGACGCTGTGGATCCCGATCGGGCTCCCCCCGTTCGTCGACACGCTCACGTATCAGGTGAAGGCGCCGTGGGCCGACCTCGATCTGGGCGTGGACATGGTCCGGAACGCCGACCGCCCGATCTCCGACGTGATGAGCACCGACGTGGCGACGGTCACCCCCGACGCCTCGATCGACGAGGTGCTCGACCTGCTCGTCGGCGACGACCCCGACATCAATCGGGTTCCGGTCGTGGACGACGACGGACGGATCGTCGGGATCATCGCCCGGCAAGACGTCATCCGAGCGTTCCACGACAAGCGGCTGGCGTAG
- a CDS encoding M20/M25/M40 family metallo-hydrolase has product MHESGRTFLDDLLATASPSGFETPSQRVWADYARAFADDVSVDAYGNAVAVHEGDPDAPTIALAGHADEIGFIVRDVLDDGFLRISRIGGSDRTVSKGQHVTVHADEPVQGVIGQTAIHLRDPSDEEYEEIAGQFVDIGATDAAEAREHVEVGDPVTFSTDFEELVGDRIAARGIDNRTGTWAAAEGLRRAAERDVETTVYAVSTVQEEVGLQGARMVGVDLDDVDAFVAVDVTHATDNPDVDRERQGPIELGAGPVIGRGSANHPSLVALAREAAEDADVDVQLQAAGSRTGTDADAFYTARGGVPSLNVAIPNRYMHTPVEVVDLGDLDAVADLLAAVADGATEAAPFAVDV; this is encoded by the coding sequence ATGCACGAGAGCGGCCGGACGTTCCTCGACGACCTGCTCGCGACCGCCAGTCCCTCCGGGTTCGAGACCCCGAGCCAGCGGGTCTGGGCCGACTACGCCCGGGCGTTCGCGGACGACGTCTCCGTCGACGCCTACGGCAACGCCGTCGCCGTCCACGAGGGCGACCCCGACGCGCCGACGATCGCGCTCGCGGGCCACGCCGACGAGATCGGGTTCATCGTTCGCGACGTTCTGGACGACGGCTTCCTCCGGATCTCCCGGATCGGGGGCTCCGACCGCACCGTCTCGAAGGGCCAGCACGTCACGGTCCACGCCGACGAGCCCGTCCAGGGCGTGATCGGCCAGACCGCGATCCACCTGCGGGACCCGTCGGACGAGGAGTACGAGGAGATCGCCGGACAGTTCGTCGATATCGGCGCGACCGACGCCGCGGAGGCCCGTGAGCACGTCGAGGTCGGCGACCCCGTCACCTTCTCGACCGACTTCGAGGAGCTGGTCGGCGACCGGATCGCCGCCCGCGGGATCGACAACCGCACGGGGACGTGGGCGGCCGCGGAGGGGCTCCGCCGCGCGGCCGAGCGCGACGTCGAGACGACCGTGTACGCCGTCTCCACGGTCCAAGAGGAGGTCGGCCTCCAGGGCGCCCGAATGGTCGGCGTCGACCTCGACGACGTGGACGCGTTCGTCGCCGTCGACGTCACCCACGCCACCGACAACCCCGACGTCGACCGCGAGCGTCAGGGACCGATCGAGCTCGGCGCCGGCCCGGTGATCGGCCGCGGGAGCGCGAACCACCCGTCGCTCGTCGCCCTCGCGCGCGAGGCGGCCGAGGACGCCGACGTCGACGTCCAGCTGCAGGCGGCGGGCTCGCGGACCGGCACCGACGCCGACGCCTTCTACACCGCGCGCGGCGGCGTCCCGTCGCTCAACGTCGCGATCCCGAACCGGTACATGCACACGCCCGTGGAAGTGGTCGATCTCGGCGACCTCGACGCGGTCGCCGACCTGCTCGCCGCCGTCGCCGACGGCGCGACCGAGGCGGCCCCGTTCGCCGTCGACGTCTGA
- a CDS encoding OsmC family protein has protein sequence MSDSSQQIATFDARTELEEGTRVRAETRHFEFAIDEPDSLGGTDAGPNPVEYLLGSLGGCLSIVGRLVADGMELEIAELTVDLEGDLDLATFQGAAVDSRAGFQEIRASVRAELRSRDGDPVGDDTREEWLARVERRCPVSDNLGGETPIALDLS, from the coding sequence ATGAGCGACTCATCTCAGCAGATCGCGACGTTCGACGCCCGCACCGAATTAGAGGAGGGAACCCGGGTCCGCGCGGAGACCCGCCACTTCGAGTTCGCCATCGACGAGCCGGACTCGCTCGGCGGCACCGACGCGGGCCCCAATCCGGTCGAGTACCTGCTCGGCTCGCTGGGCGGCTGTCTGAGCATCGTCGGTCGCCTCGTCGCGGACGGGATGGAGCTCGAAATCGCCGAACTGACCGTCGACCTCGAGGGGGACCTCGACCTCGCGACGTTCCAGGGCGCTGCCGTCGACTCGCGCGCCGGCTTCCAGGAGATCCGCGCGTCGGTTCGGGCGGAGCTTCGGTCGCGAGACGGCGACCCGGTCGGTGACGACACCCGCGAGGAGTGGCTCGCCCGCGTCGAGCGGCGATGTCCGGTGAGCGATAACCTCGGCGGAGAGACGCCGATAGCGCTCGATCTGTCCTAA
- a CDS encoding PD-(D/E)XK nuclease family protein, translated as MSVPRAKSPSRLYRDVRSYDRVIVPDGPLASALNRQLDRTHLGPFAIPPRRLAAGRRQESEDRLAFLDIIAAEDLSWKRCAYAVGNILQCWEHRGSHDAILEYEAYADATTERAVERIAELETASMRLTTETIDPELDVVVVEPAMLTQLERSYLPAEYDTVGLFTDAAFDVPPFRIHDSPTAIVAAVVDSVTEGTAESVGIVLDQESEYSPLIESALESAGIPFSGGPGFTDRSDHRLFLQLLRTAFRGTETRVGEVRSLLTAVGCDIRERDAEKRLHELDEDGVSWLVGFCHDIGSYTFADALSVFERRTSSSLDAFRAELETLGLAGKAVTEARLDELAFYLQTYEVPVDRENEGVLLADAKSASYVGREVVFHLGLDERWTHAAPRRPWVDRDAQFTRNLKSFQLLLQSGSQQHYLVQDAAGGSPVTPCLYFEELLDAEFDRFADLPSTTHHTASAPRGDAGFDKEPVEASSEPVETISKSSLNTHVNSPREYYFSRVVDGPEKAYLTEGTLLHDFAEFYVNHPDVVDDAALTEVVELMIDAVRPLVRGVDEATRRTEYRASLETIVSYLDANPPTDGAFLTPSSGGENAVAAHFDTDVASPVTERRFVDEELGMNGMIDLVQSERALLDYKSGSKRSANAIVKHAAFDEATDKPDFQAALYLTYWRTQAPDAELSFTFFYVTELVDDLITGDADVTEAVTTVPYFPESVTEHVRREAFFESLREAGANKCQKVLSKIEYPTYDALFDAAPLVETTDSDELIESEFGQTMIERLKAGIGDYKYVTTGSEQVMRAIADRQRSAFFEPDLDAFESFVDEQLTAVNRRRTGAERFPIEGLAGEPNYRRVDNRDLLLEGER; from the coding sequence GTGTCAGTTCCCCGTGCGAAATCGCCGTCTCGGCTCTATCGTGACGTCCGGTCGTACGACCGGGTAATCGTGCCGGACGGGCCGCTTGCGAGTGCGCTGAACCGGCAGCTCGATCGGACGCATCTCGGGCCGTTCGCGATTCCGCCGCGGCGGTTGGCGGCCGGTCGGCGACAGGAGTCAGAGGACCGCTTGGCGTTCCTCGATATCATCGCCGCAGAGGACCTGTCGTGGAAGCGGTGTGCGTACGCGGTCGGGAACATCCTGCAGTGCTGGGAACACCGCGGGTCGCACGACGCAATCCTGGAGTACGAGGCGTACGCTGATGCGACGACTGAACGCGCCGTCGAGCGGATCGCGGAGCTCGAGACGGCGTCGATGCGGCTGACGACCGAGACCATCGACCCGGAGTTGGACGTCGTCGTCGTCGAGCCGGCGATGCTCACGCAACTCGAACGGTCGTATCTGCCCGCCGAGTACGACACGGTCGGTCTGTTCACCGACGCGGCGTTCGACGTGCCGCCGTTCCGCATTCACGATTCACCGACGGCGATCGTGGCGGCGGTCGTCGACTCCGTGACTGAAGGGACCGCTGAGAGCGTCGGGATCGTCCTCGATCAGGAGAGCGAGTATTCCCCGCTCATCGAGTCGGCGCTCGAGTCGGCCGGCATCCCGTTTTCCGGCGGCCCCGGGTTCACGGATCGCAGCGATCACCGGTTGTTCCTCCAGTTACTTCGAACGGCGTTCCGTGGCACTGAGACGCGGGTCGGTGAGGTTCGGTCGTTGCTGACGGCCGTCGGGTGTGATATCCGTGAGCGTGACGCGGAGAAACGGCTGCACGAACTCGACGAGGACGGGGTGTCGTGGCTGGTCGGGTTTTGTCACGACATCGGGTCGTACACGTTCGCCGACGCGCTCTCGGTGTTCGAACGCCGCACCAGCAGTTCGCTCGACGCGTTCCGTGCGGAGTTGGAGACGCTCGGGCTCGCGGGGAAAGCCGTGACTGAGGCGCGGCTGGACGAGTTGGCGTTCTACTTGCAGACGTACGAGGTTCCCGTCGACCGGGAGAACGAAGGGGTGTTGCTCGCGGATGCGAAATCCGCGTCGTACGTGGGACGCGAGGTCGTGTTCCACCTCGGGCTCGACGAGCGGTGGACGCACGCCGCGCCGCGTCGACCCTGGGTGGATCGGGACGCGCAGTTCACGCGGAATCTGAAGAGCTTCCAACTACTGCTTCAGAGCGGATCGCAACAGCACTACCTCGTGCAGGACGCGGCCGGCGGGTCGCCGGTCACGCCGTGTCTGTACTTCGAGGAGCTGCTGGACGCGGAGTTCGATCGGTTCGCCGACCTGCCGTCGACGACGCATCACACCGCGTCCGCACCGCGGGGCGACGCCGGGTTCGACAAGGAGCCGGTCGAGGCGTCGTCTGAGCCGGTCGAGACGATCAGTAAGTCGAGTCTGAACACGCACGTGAACTCGCCGCGGGAGTACTATTTCAGCCGCGTGGTCGACGGCCCGGAGAAGGCGTATCTCACAGAGGGGACGCTGCTGCACGACTTCGCGGAGTTCTACGTGAACCACCCGGACGTCGTCGACGACGCGGCGCTCACCGAGGTCGTCGAGCTGATGATCGATGCGGTGCGGCCGTTGGTCCGGGGCGTCGACGAGGCGACGCGCCGCACCGAGTACCGGGCGAGTCTGGAGACGATCGTCTCGTACCTGGATGCGAACCCGCCGACCGACGGGGCGTTTCTCACGCCGTCGAGTGGCGGCGAGAACGCGGTCGCCGCGCACTTCGACACGGACGTTGCGTCACCGGTGACCGAACGCCGGTTCGTCGACGAGGAACTGGGGATGAACGGGATGATCGACCTCGTCCAGTCGGAGCGCGCGTTGCTCGATTACAAGAGCGGCAGCAAGCGCAGCGCGAACGCGATCGTGAAACACGCCGCGTTCGACGAGGCGACCGACAAACCCGATTTCCAGGCGGCGTTGTATCTCACGTATTGGCGGACACAGGCCCCCGACGCGGAACTCTCGTTCACGTTCTTCTACGTCACCGAACTCGTCGACGACCTGATCACCGGCGACGCCGACGTGACGGAGGCGGTGACGACGGTGCCGTACTTCCCGGAGTCGGTGACTGAACACGTGCGTCGAGAGGCGTTCTTCGAATCGTTGCGCGAAGCGGGAGCGAACAAGTGCCAGAAGGTCCTCTCGAAAATCGAGTATCCGACGTACGACGCGTTGTTCGACGCTGCGCCGCTCGTCGAAACGACCGACAGCGACGAACTCATCGAGTCCGAGTTCGGTCAAACGATGATCGAGCGGCTGAAAGCCGGGATCGGCGACTACAAGTACGTGACGACGGGGAGCGAGCAGGTGATGCGGGCGATCGCCGACCGGCAGCGGTCGGCGTTTTTCGAACCCGATCTCGACGCGTTCGAGTCGTTCGTCGACGAGCAGCTGACGGCGGTGAATCGGCGGCGGACGGGCGCGGAGCGGTTCCCGATCGAGGGGCTCGCCGGGGAGCCGAACTACCGGCGCGTGGATAACCGTGACCTGTTGTTGGAGGGCGAGCGATGA
- a CDS encoding zinc-dependent metalloprotease translates to MDILRSLRAVSEASGTGVVDWDRAAAAAKASTDPGSVALTPGEREGYAADVRDARTRLGEVAGIAFDVPDEIEVQNRHHWIDASVDTFRNVMAPIEAAATGQTEASGAPDGPATGGDWTSEGPLDRVREPFGGGQGSASGAGGSGEIDVFGGPGGPIAAFSRDVSRVANTGTMAFALGFLARNVLGQYDPLLLADEPDAEHGLYFVHPNIVRVAASLDVDYPRFRRWIAFHEVTHAAEFGAAPWLPEYLESRVERGVEGLTAGEMTIGGLDTEAFAELQAAMTAVEGYAEVLMDRAFDDEYADLRRKLDERRGGGGPIRQLAQRLLGLGMKRRQYERGAAFFRHVADARGIEAAGAVWERPENLPTASELDDPEAWLVRVNP, encoded by the coding sequence ATGGACATCCTCCGAAGCCTACGCGCGGTCTCCGAGGCGTCCGGCACCGGCGTCGTCGACTGGGACCGGGCCGCGGCGGCCGCGAAGGCGAGCACGGACCCCGGCTCGGTCGCGCTCACGCCGGGCGAGCGCGAGGGGTACGCCGCCGACGTCCGGGACGCCCGCACGCGGCTCGGCGAGGTCGCGGGGATCGCGTTCGACGTCCCCGACGAGATCGAGGTGCAGAACCGTCACCACTGGATCGACGCGAGCGTCGACACGTTCCGGAACGTGATGGCGCCGATCGAGGCGGCGGCGACGGGGCAGACGGAAGCGAGCGGCGCCCCCGACGGACCGGCGACCGGTGGCGACTGGACGAGCGAAGGCCCGCTCGACCGAGTGCGAGAGCCGTTCGGCGGGGGACAAGGGAGCGCCAGCGGTGCCGGGGGGTCCGGTGAAATCGACGTTTTCGGCGGTCCGGGCGGCCCGATCGCCGCGTTCTCGCGCGACGTCTCGCGGGTCGCCAACACCGGGACGATGGCGTTCGCGCTCGGCTTCCTCGCGCGGAACGTCCTCGGGCAGTACGACCCGCTGCTGCTCGCGGACGAGCCGGACGCGGAGCACGGCCTCTACTTCGTCCACCCGAACATCGTGCGCGTCGCGGCGTCGCTCGACGTCGACTACCCGCGATTCCGCCGGTGGATCGCCTTCCACGAGGTGACGCACGCGGCCGAGTTCGGCGCGGCGCCGTGGCTCCCGGAGTACCTCGAGTCCCGCGTCGAACGCGGCGTCGAGGGGCTGACGGCCGGCGAGATGACGATCGGCGGGCTGGACACGGAGGCGTTCGCGGAGCTACAGGCGGCGATGACGGCGGTCGAGGGGTACGCGGAGGTGTTGATGGACCGCGCGTTCGACGACGAGTACGCCGACCTGCGGCGCAAGCTCGACGAGCGCCGCGGGGGCGGCGGGCCGATCCGCCAGCTCGCCCAACGACTGCTCGGACTGGGGATGAAGCGCCGGCAGTACGAGCGGGGCGCCGCCTTCTTCCGACACGTCGCCGACGCGCGGGGGATCGAGGCCGCGGGCGCCGTCTGGGAGCGCCCCGAGAACCTCCCGACCGCGTCCGAGCTCGACGACCCCGAGGCGTGGCTGGTGCGGGTGAACCCGTGA